One Fusobacterium ulcerans DNA segment encodes these proteins:
- a CDS encoding TolC family protein — MKKVFLLIYCSLGIISYGKEINLDMLLNEISRTSYQNKIYEIKQNTNDAKEKYYKLDTFNGVETSVSSEYSNREDSFQTTGKVSYGPFYVEGTKPYSSDDDYAVFGIEKSLKDLIFSKSDSELDKLGISREIDRVTHEKNMETQKIDLINLYRDYKINELELKIKKNGLTTLKKEEENMKKSFNLGAIAKIELDTLQYSIRNLEIEIKNLEDNLVKLQGRFYYEYKFDIRNSALAEIAPVEKNISELLRKYGAKDLDKLKYQKDLTSENLKYLKYDDRMPEISLGVEHSTKFDENRVVAKFSKRLFDFNIDLEEEKNSLLEQDVTLKQKIDENEAEKLKAMNNYYGYLKEYEVNKNKAELELSKYNIRKLEYNLGKVNYIDVMESFDDYLDYEVAKEKAINTLNGYIYEIMVRGE, encoded by the coding sequence TATGAGATAAAGCAGAATACAAATGATGCCAAAGAAAAATATTATAAACTAGATACTTTTAATGGGGTAGAAACTTCAGTGAGTTCAGAATACAGCAATCGAGAAGACAGTTTTCAAACTACTGGAAAAGTGAGCTACGGTCCTTTCTATGTAGAGGGAACAAAGCCATATAGTTCTGATGATGACTATGCTGTTTTTGGTATAGAAAAAAGCTTGAAAGACCTTATTTTTTCCAAAAGCGACAGCGAATTAGATAAATTGGGGATAAGTAGAGAGATAGACAGAGTGACGCATGAAAAAAATATGGAAACTCAGAAAATAGATCTTATTAATTTATACAGAGATTATAAAATAAATGAGCTGGAATTGAAAATAAAGAAAAATGGATTAACAACTCTAAAAAAAGAGGAAGAGAATATGAAGAAATCTTTTAATCTTGGAGCAATAGCTAAAATAGAACTAGACACCCTTCAATATAGTATAAGAAATCTCGAGATAGAGATAAAAAATCTGGAGGACAATCTGGTAAAACTTCAAGGGAGATTTTACTATGAATATAAATTTGATATAAGAAACAGTGCTCTGGCAGAAATAGCTCCAGTAGAAAAAAATATTAGTGAGCTGTTGAGAAAATATGGAGCAAAGGATTTAGATAAACTAAAATATCAAAAAGATCTCACAAGTGAGAACTTGAAATATTTAAAATATGATGACAGAATGCCAGAAATATCATTAGGGGTAGAGCACAGTACAAAATTTGATGAAAATAGAGTAGTGGCAAAATTTTCTAAGAGACTGTTTGATTTTAACATTGATTTAGAAGAGGAAAAAAATAGTTTGTTAGAGCAGGATGTGACGCTGAAACAGAAAATAGATGAGAATGAAGCTGAAAAATTAAAGGCTATGAATAATTACTATGGTTATTTAAAAGAATATGAAGTAAATAAGAATAAAGCTGAACTGGAATTATCAAAGTATAATATAAGAAAACTTGAATATAATTTAGGGAAAGTCAACTATATAGATGTAATGGAATCTTTTGATGACTATCTGGATTATGAAGTGGCAAAAGAGAAAGCTATAAATACTTTGAACGGATATATATATGAAATCATGGTTAGAGGTGAATGA
- a CDS encoding efflux RND transporter periplasmic adaptor subunit, producing the protein MKKKLDIKIILLIILIVIVAGVEFIRYRTTIDTKKNISTYTALRVKDNGGRGYIEADGNVAANDTKKVFVDKKLKVDEVFIQEGDYVEKGQILMTFDETERNNTMRKLERERLALAKLKRDIKVERELNKIGGSSDNAVKELNEEIRKIEINIEEYMEDLSKTAERIESPVSGTITSLTAQENYLVDTDSPLMEIADLSDIKIVLEVPEYDVKDIELGQKLMIKPEVFEKKKSYLGVVTKISRISKVSETTSENVLEVEVKPDEAIPYIVPGFKVSAVIYLEQRDSGILIPKTAILEESGKYFVFVSSDDGVLSKRGIEVENIKGDDIVVKNGLKAGENILVTPDESLKEGNKVFLQFKNSERKGAGKA; encoded by the coding sequence ATGAAAAAAAAGCTTGATATAAAAATAATACTTTTGATAATTTTAATAGTAATAGTAGCTGGAGTAGAATTTATAAGATACAGAACAACTATTGATACTAAGAAAAATATATCAACATATACAGCTCTGAGAGTTAAAGATAATGGAGGAAGAGGCTACATAGAAGCAGATGGAAATGTAGCAGCAAATGATACTAAAAAAGTCTTTGTGGATAAAAAACTAAAAGTTGATGAAGTATTTATCCAAGAGGGAGACTATGTAGAAAAAGGTCAGATTTTAATGACTTTTGATGAAACTGAAAGAAATAACACAATGAGAAAGCTGGAAAGAGAAAGACTGGCATTGGCTAAATTAAAAAGAGATATTAAAGTAGAGAGAGAACTGAATAAAATAGGTGGAAGTTCTGATAATGCTGTAAAAGAGTTAAATGAGGAAATAAGAAAAATAGAGATAAATATAGAAGAATATATGGAAGATTTATCGAAAACAGCAGAAAGAATAGAAAGTCCAGTAAGTGGAACAATAACATCTCTTACTGCTCAGGAAAACTATCTGGTAGATACAGACTCTCCTCTTATGGAAATTGCTGACTTGTCAGATATCAAAATAGTTTTGGAAGTTCCTGAATATGATGTAAAAGATATAGAGCTTGGACAGAAATTAATGATAAAACCTGAGGTATTTGAAAAGAAAAAATCATATCTAGGGGTAGTAACAAAAATATCAAGAATATCAAAAGTTTCTGAAACTACATCAGAAAATGTCTTGGAGGTAGAAGTAAAACCTGATGAAGCTATACCATATATAGTACCAGGATTTAAAGTGTCAGCAGTAATATATCTGGAGCAGAGAGACAGTGGAATACTTATACCTAAGACTGCGATACTTGAAGAAAGCGGAAAATATTTTGTATTTGTAAGCTCTGATGATGGAGTGCTTTCAAAAAGAGGAATAGAAGTAGAAAATATTAAAGGTGATGACATAGTTGTAAAAAATGGTTTGAAAGCTGGAGAAAATATATTAGTAACTCCTGATGAAAGTTTAAAGGAGGGGAATAAAGTATTTCTTCAGTTTAAAAATTCTGAAAGAAAAGGAGCTGGAAAAGCGTGA
- a CDS encoding ABC transporter ATP-binding protein → MKLHALKDLSFHIEEGEFVAIMGSSGSGKSTMMNILGCLDKNSEGTYILDGIDVSKIKDEELCKIRNVKIGFVFQSFNLLSKLTALENVELPLIYAGIGKKEREEKAKKVLKKVGLEDRMHHKPNELSGGQKQRVAIARALVNDPAIILADEPTGNLDSVSEREIMEIFTDFNKQGKTIIVVTHEPEVAKYMKRVLLFKDGRIIRDGEPE, encoded by the coding sequence ATGAAACTTCATGCATTAAAAGATCTGTCCTTTCACATAGAAGAGGGAGAATTTGTAGCCATAATGGGAAGCAGTGGAAGTGGAAAATCTACAATGATGAACATACTTGGCTGTTTAGATAAAAACTCAGAAGGAACATATATTTTAGATGGTATAGATGTATCAAAAATCAAAGATGAAGAATTATGTAAAATAAGAAATGTAAAAATAGGATTTGTATTTCAGTCATTTAATCTTCTTTCAAAATTGACTGCTCTTGAAAATGTGGAACTTCCTTTGATATATGCAGGGATAGGAAAAAAGGAGAGAGAGGAAAAGGCTAAGAAAGTACTGAAAAAAGTGGGACTGGAAGACAGAATGCATCACAAGCCCAATGAACTTTCTGGTGGGCAAAAACAAAGAGTGGCAATAGCAAGAGCATTGGTAAATGATCCAGCTATAATACTTGCAGATGAGCCTACAGGAAATCTGGACAGTGTATCTGAAAGAGAGATAATGGAGATATTTACAGATTTTAATAAACAGGGAAAAACGATAATAGTAGTAACTCATGAACCAGAAGTTGCAAAATATATGAAAAGAGTTCTTTTATTTAAAGATGGAAGAATAATAAGAGATGGTGAGCCAGAATGA
- a CDS encoding ABC transporter permease, with protein MNFIESLKSAIQSLKGNKMRSFLTMLGIIIGISSVITMSAIGKGGQENITGNLKEGGYGKFSISVDKQDEEFRWKYLLDDSIIDKIKDSGKFKAVSPKISSNFAVKIGERKEMMFLSVTTPDFEEIDKIDIVYGRNILPFEYESGEKVITIDQLTARALFTNEKNAVGQTVELSQGRRGNDIAYKIVGVYKNPLEQMIKIMGGRRIPRFVRMPLNTYDKLFDLQSGGYTSLIVESKDPEKLAESMTEAKKLMADITGIEELYEVNSESNAAASFDNILSTLNIFVTFVAGISLFVGGIGVMNIMLVSVIERTKEIGIRKAIGATNADIMIQFLMESIILTGLGGILGIIIGVLLGMGIGFAVKIPPIFSTASIVSSLIVSTGIGIIFGVTPAKKAAQLNPVDALRSE; from the coding sequence ATGAATTTTATAGAAAGTTTAAAGAGTGCCATTCAAAGTCTTAAAGGAAATAAAATGAGATCTTTTCTTACTATGTTGGGAATAATAATAGGAATTTCTTCTGTTATAACTATGTCAGCAATAGGAAAAGGTGGACAGGAAAATATAACAGGTAACCTTAAAGAGGGAGGTTATGGGAAATTTTCAATATCTGTAGATAAACAGGATGAGGAATTTAGATGGAAGTATCTTTTAGATGACAGCATTATAGATAAAATAAAAGATAGTGGGAAATTTAAAGCTGTCAGTCCTAAAATCAGCAGCAACTTTGCAGTAAAAATTGGAGAAAGAAAAGAAATGATGTTTCTCAGTGTGACTACTCCGGATTTTGAGGAAATTGATAAAATTGATATTGTCTATGGAAGAAATATACTTCCTTTTGAATATGAAAGTGGAGAGAAAGTTATAACAATAGATCAGCTTACAGCCAGAGCTCTTTTTACTAATGAAAAAAATGCAGTTGGACAAACTGTGGAGCTTTCGCAAGGGAGAAGAGGAAATGATATAGCTTATAAAATAGTAGGAGTATATAAGAATCCTCTTGAACAAATGATAAAGATAATGGGAGGACGTAGAATACCAAGATTTGTAAGAATGCCTCTCAATACTTATGATAAACTTTTTGATTTGCAGTCAGGGGGATATACTTCTCTCATAGTGGAATCAAAAGATCCAGAAAAATTAGCTGAAAGTATGACTGAAGCTAAAAAACTTATGGCAGATATAACAGGTATAGAGGAGTTGTATGAGGTAAATTCTGAATCTAATGCAGCAGCTTCTTTTGACAATATATTATCTACTTTAAATATATTTGTTACCTTTGTTGCAGGAATATCTCTTTTTGTAGGAGGGATTGGGGTAATGAATATAATGCTGGTAAGTGTAATAGAGAGAACAAAGGAAATAGGTATCAGAAAAGCAATAGGAGCAACAAATGCAGATATAATGATACAATTCTTGATGGAATCTATTATTTTAACTGGTTTGGGAGGGATACTTGGAATTATTATTGGAGTACTTTTAGGAATGGGAATTGGTTTTGCAGTAAAAATACCACCAATATTCTCTACTGCTTCAATTGTGTCTTCTTTAATAGTTTCAACAGGAATAGGAATAATATTTGGAGTAACCCCTGCTAAAAAAGCTGCACAGCTTAATCCAGTGGATGCTTTGAGAAGTGAATAA
- a CDS encoding YheT family hydrolase has translation MEYKPSLLFKNAHINTCFPTLFRRISVNYTRERILTPDEDFLDIDWIKNGNTKVIVLCHGLEGSSRSKYIQGTAKYFSERGWDVLAMNYRGCSGELNKKVTFYHMGQTYDLETVLEKTKEYKELVIAGFSLGANLVLKYMGERKIYPDNFLCGMAVCPPCDLVSNSVAFRKPGNVIYRKYFVNKLKEKAAQKALLYPTKINMNLMSRVEDIEDFDNLFTAPLNGYLDAIDYYEKTSSINFIPNIRKKTFILMPLDDPIMSKKCYPFKEAAENDYIELETPKYGGHVGFARLCSKTYWLEEKLFEFVKNTEEKN, from the coding sequence TTGGAATATAAACCATCATTACTTTTTAAAAACGCCCACATAAATACTTGTTTTCCAACTCTTTTCAGAAGAATAAGTGTAAATTATACAAGGGAAAGAATATTAACACCAGATGAAGATTTTTTGGATATTGACTGGATAAAAAATGGCAATACAAAAGTAATAGTGTTGTGCCATGGATTAGAAGGAAGTTCCAGAAGTAAATATATCCAAGGAACAGCTAAATATTTTTCAGAAAGAGGCTGGGATGTACTTGCTATGAATTACAGAGGATGCAGTGGAGAATTAAATAAAAAAGTTACTTTTTATCATATGGGACAAACTTATGATTTAGAAACTGTACTTGAAAAAACAAAAGAATATAAGGAATTGGTAATAGCTGGCTTTAGTTTAGGGGCTAATCTTGTGTTAAAATATATGGGAGAAAGGAAGATATATCCAGATAATTTTTTATGTGGAATGGCAGTATGTCCTCCTTGTGATCTTGTTTCTAATTCAGTAGCATTTAGAAAACCGGGGAATGTAATTTATAGAAAATACTTTGTTAATAAATTAAAAGAAAAGGCAGCTCAAAAAGCTCTTTTATATCCAACTAAAATAAATATGAATTTAATGTCAAGAGTAGAGGATATTGAAGATTTTGATAACTTATTTACAGCTCCTTTAAATGGTTATTTAGATGCGATAGATTATTATGAAAAAACAAGCAGTATAAATTTTATACCGAATATAAGAAAAAAAACTTTTATATTAATGCCTTTAGATGACCCTATAATGTCTAAGAAATGTTATCCTTTTAAAGAAGCAGCAGAAAATGACTATATAGAATTGGAAACTCCTAAGTATGGAGGGCATGTAGGCTTTGCCAGATTATGTTCAAAAACTTACTGGCTGGAGGAAAAATTATTTGAATTTGTAAAAAATACAGAAGAAAAAAATTAA
- the glyA gene encoding serine hydroxymethyltransferase, which translates to MKNLEKLFIDDKEIYDAIEAEKKRQNEGIELIASENFVSESILEAAGSVMTNKYAEGYPDKRYYGGCECVDIAEKLAIERAKKLFDVKFVNVQPHSGSQANMGVYKALLNIGDTILGMKLDHGGHLTHGKNVNFSGKDYNVYSYSVRMDDEHIDYEEVERLAMEVKPKLIVAGASAYSRTIDFKKFREIADKAGAMLMVDMAHIAGLVAAGEHPSPVPYAHVVTTTTHKTLRGPRGGVIMTNDEEIAKKIDKAIFPGIQGGPLMHIIAAKAVAFKQALEPEFKEYQKQVVKNAKVLAEVLGAGGLRVVSGGTDNHMVLIDVKANKNLTGAQVEKALGKAGITVNKNGIPYDTEKPMVTSGIRIGSPAMTTRGMKEDEMKQIADFILRVVDNIDNDEKLAEIKEEVKNLCLKFPLYD; encoded by the coding sequence ATGAAAAATTTAGAAAAACTTTTTATTGATGACAAAGAGATCTATGATGCTATAGAAGCCGAGAAAAAAAGACAAAATGAAGGAATAGAACTTATCGCTTCGGAAAACTTTGTATCAGAATCGATATTAGAAGCAGCTGGAAGCGTAATGACTAATAAATATGCGGAAGGTTACCCTGACAAAAGATACTATGGTGGATGCGAATGCGTAGACATAGCTGAAAAATTAGCAATTGAAAGAGCAAAAAAACTTTTTGATGTAAAATTTGTTAATGTACAGCCTCATTCTGGATCGCAAGCTAACATGGGAGTATATAAAGCTCTTTTAAATATAGGTGATACTATTTTAGGAATGAAATTGGATCATGGTGGGCATCTGACTCATGGAAAAAATGTAAATTTCTCTGGAAAAGATTATAACGTTTATTCTTACAGTGTAAGAATGGATGATGAACATATAGATTATGAAGAAGTAGAAAGACTGGCAATGGAAGTTAAACCTAAGCTTATAGTCGCTGGTGCAAGTGCATATTCTAGAACAATAGATTTCAAAAAATTTAGAGAGATAGCTGATAAAGCTGGTGCTATGCTCATGGTAGACATGGCTCATATAGCTGGACTGGTTGCTGCTGGAGAACATCCAAGCCCTGTTCCATATGCTCATGTAGTTACTACTACCACTCACAAAACTCTAAGAGGTCCTCGTGGTGGAGTAATAATGACTAATGATGAAGAGATAGCTAAAAAAATAGATAAAGCTATTTTCCCTGGAATACAAGGTGGTCCTTTAATGCATATAATTGCTGCAAAAGCTGTTGCATTTAAGCAGGCTCTTGAACCTGAATTTAAAGAATATCAAAAACAGGTTGTAAAAAACGCAAAGGTACTGGCTGAAGTTTTAGGAGCTGGAGGACTGAGAGTTGTCAGTGGTGGAACTGATAATCATATGGTGCTTATAGATGTAAAAGCAAATAAAAATCTTACTGGAGCTCAAGTAGAAAAAGCTCTTGGCAAAGCTGGAATTACAGTTAATAAAAATGGAATTCCTTACGATACTGAAAAACCTATGGTTACAAGTGGAATCAGAATAGGATCTCCTGCTATGACTACTAGAGGTATGAAAGAAGATGAAATGAAGCAGATTGCTGATTTTATTCTTAGAGTGGTAGATAATATCGATAATGATGAAAAATTAGCTGAAATTAAAGAAGAAGTTAAAAATCTTTGCTTAAAATTTCCATTATATGACTAA
- a CDS encoding GNAT family N-acetyltransferase, with the protein MKIEKTYILTEEQKNNINNLQKICNDFENLKAEVFLSNEINFDKNIPCFFLGYEKEKLVAFLTIFLPTREEGEISAFTHPDYRRQNNFKKLFKEAGEVLKENGVPKVLFVAEPKSDTSKEVLKKIGKTELIRSEYTLSYSKEKFQKKKNKSGLEFEIISEDNKKIYSQMTEEIFKMAEGTSDNFVENAINSPDREAYIGYLAKEKIGIFNMNYTDDGVFLYGLGIRDCFKRKGYGEEFLNFALEKAFEKGEKAILDVDSDNMPAYNLYKKLGFKIEFQADYYEYYI; encoded by the coding sequence TTGAAAATAGAAAAAACTTACATTCTTACAGAAGAACAAAAAAATAACATCAATAATCTCCAAAAAATTTGTAATGATTTTGAAAATCTTAAAGCAGAAGTTTTTCTATCTAATGAAATAAACTTTGATAAGAATATCCCTTGTTTTTTTCTTGGATATGAAAAAGAAAAACTGGTTGCTTTTTTAACTATTTTTCTTCCAACAAGAGAAGAGGGAGAGATTTCAGCTTTTACACATCCAGATTATAGAAGGCAGAATAATTTTAAAAAACTTTTTAAGGAAGCTGGAGAGGTTTTAAAAGAAAATGGTGTACCTAAAGTATTATTCGTAGCAGAACCTAAAAGCGATACTTCTAAAGAAGTTCTAAAAAAAATTGGCAAGACAGAATTGATAAGATCGGAATATACATTGAGTTATTCAAAGGAAAAATTTCAAAAGAAAAAGAATAAAAGCGGCTTGGAATTTGAAATAATTTCTGAAGATAATAAAAAAATCTATTCTCAAATGACAGAAGAAATATTTAAAATGGCTGAAGGGACAAGTGATAATTTTGTAGAAAATGCAATAAATTCACCTGATAGAGAAGCATATATAGGATATCTTGCTAAGGAGAAGATAGGCATTTTTAATATGAATTATACTGATGATGGAGTCTTTCTATATGGATTGGGAATAAGAGATTGCTTTAAAAGAAAAGGTTATGGAGAAGAATTTTTAAATTTTGCTTTGGAAAAGGCTTTTGAAAAAGGAGAAAAGGCTATTCTTGATGTAGATTCAGATAATATGCCAGCATATAATTTATATAAAAAATTAGGTTTTAAAATAGAATTTCAAGCAGATTATTATGAATACTATATTTAA
- the dtd gene encoding D-aminoacyl-tRNA deacylase: MRAVIQRVKHSSVTVDGKVLGEIGNGLLVLLGVTHTDTEKEVNWMASKVKDLRIFEDAEGKMNLGLEDIKGELLVISQFTLYGNCIKGRRPGFTDAARPDLAEPLYEKFLEKCRSFGIKTECGEFGADMKVELLNDGPVTMIIDTKDIANLK; encoded by the coding sequence ATGAGAGCAGTTATTCAAAGAGTAAAACATTCAAGCGTCACTGTAGATGGAAAAGTTTTGGGAGAGATAGGAAACGGTCTTCTGGTACTTCTTGGAGTGACACATACAGATACAGAAAAAGAAGTGAACTGGATGGCTTCTAAAGTAAAAGATCTTAGAATATTTGAAGATGCAGAGGGAAAAATGAATTTAGGACTGGAAGATATCAAGGGAGAACTTTTAGTTATATCACAATTTACTCTTTATGGCAACTGCATCAAAGGACGTCGTCCGGGGTTTACAGATGCTGCCAGACCAGATCTTGCAGAGCCGTTATATGAAAAATTCTTAGAAAAATGCAGAAGTTTTGGAATAAAAACTGAATGTGGAGAATTCGGTGCTGATATGAAAGTTGAACTTCTTAATGACGGACCAGTAACAATGATAATTGATACAAAGGATATTGCAAATTTAAAATAG
- a CDS encoding nicotinate phosphoribosyltransferase — MEREIVLTEFARVINSDRYQYTESDIFLMEHMEDKEAVFDVFFRKTEDGGFAVVSGVQEVINLIEILNSTGEEEKRMYFSKLIHEEQLVEYLSKIKFTGDIYAMRDGEIAYPNEPVITVKAPLIEAKILETPILNIMNMQMAIATKASRVTRAAYPVQVSSFGSRRAHGFDSAVAGNKAAIIGGCTSHSNLVTEYKYGVPSIGTMAHSYIQTFGVGSHAERVAFDTFIKHRRNRKSNALILLIDTYNTIGIGIRNAIDSFKACGIDDNYPGIYGIRIDSGDLAYLSKKCRAMLDEAGLTKAKIFLTNSLNEELIRSLREQGVCADTYGVGDEIAVSKSNPCFGGVYKIVEIDNEPVIKLSEDIIKISNPGFKEVYRIYDKEGLAYADLITLVKNDSDKEKLVNGKDITIRDEKYDFKFSDLKEGSYSVKKLTRTYVKDGEVITDEYEKLFDVLGSQKYYLESLEKISAERKRLENPHKYKVDLSENLIKLKYDMIKTIQSEILKDDSRKK, encoded by the coding sequence ATGGAGAGAGAGATAGTTTTAACAGAATTTGCAAGAGTGATAAATTCAGATAGATATCAGTATACAGAAAGCGACATTTTTTTGATGGAACACATGGAAGATAAAGAAGCTGTTTTTGATGTGTTTTTTAGAAAAACAGAAGACGGCGGATTTGCTGTAGTTTCTGGAGTACAAGAAGTGATTAATCTTATAGAAATTTTGAACAGCACAGGTGAAGAAGAAAAAAGAATGTATTTTTCAAAACTTATTCACGAAGAGCAATTAGTTGAGTATCTTTCTAAAATAAAATTCACTGGAGATATTTATGCTATGAGAGATGGAGAAATAGCCTATCCAAATGAGCCTGTTATTACTGTAAAAGCTCCATTAATTGAAGCAAAAATATTAGAGACACCTATATTGAATATAATGAATATGCAGATGGCGATAGCTACAAAAGCTTCAAGAGTTACAAGAGCAGCATACCCTGTACAGGTTTCATCTTTTGGAAGCAGAAGAGCTCATGGTTTTGACAGTGCCGTTGCTGGAAATAAAGCAGCAATCATAGGTGGATGTACAAGTCATTCAAACCTTGTGACAGAATATAAATATGGGGTGCCAAGTATAGGAACTATGGCTCACTCATATATTCAAACTTTTGGAGTGGGAAGCCACGCTGAAAGAGTAGCTTTTGATACATTTATAAAACATAGAAGAAATAGAAAATCAAATGCTCTTATTCTTCTTATAGACACATATAATACTATTGGAATAGGAATAAGAAATGCAATAGACTCATTTAAAGCTTGTGGAATAGATGATAATTATCCTGGAATATATGGAATAAGAATAGATTCAGGAGACCTTGCTTATCTTTCTAAAAAATGCAGAGCTATGTTGGATGAAGCAGGACTTACAAAGGCAAAAATATTCCTTACTAACTCATTGAATGAGGAACTTATCAGATCATTGAGAGAACAGGGAGTATGTGCAGATACATATGGAGTGGGAGACGAGATTGCTGTAAGTAAATCTAATCCTTGCTTTGGAGGAGTATACAAAATAGTTGAAATAGATAATGAACCAGTGATAAAATTATCAGAGGATATCATAAAAATATCTAACCCTGGTTTTAAAGAAGTTTATAGAATATATGATAAAGAGGGATTAGCTTATGCTGATTTAATAACTCTTGTGAAAAATGACAGTGATAAAGAAAAATTAGTAAATGGAAAAGATATCACTATTAGAGATGAAAAATATGATTTTAAATTCAGTGATTTAAAAGAGGGATCATATAGTGTGAAGAAACTTACTAGAACATATGTAAAAGATGGGGAAGTTATTACAGATGAGTATGAAAAATTATTTGATGTATTAGGTTCTCAAAAATATTATTTAGAAAGTTTAGAGAAAATATCAGCAGAAAGAAAAAGATTGGAAAATCCTCACAAATATAAAGTAGATCTTTCAGAAAATCTAATAAAATTAAAATATGACATGATAAAAACTATACAATCAGAAATATTAAAAGATGACTCTCGTAAAAAATAA
- the mgsA gene encoding methylglyoxal synthase, which translates to MERIALIAHDNMKDEIVTFVKENLDFFKEFELVATGTTGKRIAEATGLTIHRYQSGPIGGDQQIGADIALNKIKAVFFLRDPLTAQPHEPDISALIRLADVHKIPIATNLSTAHLLVIALKK; encoded by the coding sequence ATGGAAAGAATCGCTCTTATAGCTCATGACAATATGAAAGATGAAATAGTTACTTTTGTAAAAGAAAATCTTGATTTCTTTAAAGAATTTGAATTAGTAGCTACTGGAACAACTGGGAAAAGAATAGCTGAAGCAACTGGGCTGACTATCCATAGATACCAATCTGGTCCAATAGGAGGAGATCAGCAAATTGGTGCTGACATCGCTCTCAACAAGATTAAAGCTGTATTTTTTTTAAGAGATCCCCTTACAGCTCAGCCTCATGAACCTGATATTTCAGCTCTTATCAGACTTGCTGATGTTCACAAAATCCCTATTGCTACTAATCTTTCTACTGCTCATTTGTTAGTAATCGCTTTAAAAAAATAG
- a CDS encoding phosphatidylserine decarboxylase, translating to MEFSKIRYIERKTGETLIEKVPGEKYLKFLYYNPLGELPLNMIVRKKFLTEYYGKKMDSRESCKKIPAFIEEAGINIEEAKKSVEEFTSFNDFFYRELKDGRRPVNQNENVLVSPADGKIMVFDNLSEKDNLFVKGDKFTLEEFFGSRELAKKYEGGVFLIVRLAPVDYHRFHFPSDGKISKSQLIDGYYYSVSTLAIKKNFRIFCENKREYSILETEKFGDIAMFEVGATMVGGIKQTYTPDSSVKKGEEKGYFFFGGSTCILVFEKDKVQIDKDLLENTKNGIETKVYMGEQIGISNKR from the coding sequence GTGGAATTTAGTAAAATAAGATATATAGAGAGAAAAACAGGGGAAACTCTTATAGAAAAAGTACCAGGGGAAAAGTATTTGAAGTTTTTGTACTATAATCCTCTTGGAGAACTTCCTTTGAATATGATAGTAAGAAAAAAATTTCTTACAGAATATTATGGGAAAAAAATGGACAGCAGAGAGTCTTGTAAAAAAATACCAGCTTTTATTGAGGAAGCGGGAATAAATATAGAAGAAGCTAAAAAATCAGTAGAAGAATTTACTTCATTTAATGATTTTTTCTATAGAGAGTTAAAAGATGGAAGAAGACCTGTAAATCAAAATGAGAATGTACTTGTTTCTCCAGCAGATGGAAAAATAATGGTATTTGATAATTTAAGTGAAAAAGATAATCTCTTTGTAAAGGGAGACAAATTTACTTTGGAAGAATTTTTTGGAAGCAGAGAATTAGCCAAGAAATATGAAGGAGGAGTTTTTCTTATAGTGAGACTAGCTCCAGTAGATTATCATAGATTCCATTTCCCTTCTGATGGAAAAATAAGTAAAAGTCAATTAATAGATGGATACTATTATTCAGTTTCTACTCTTGCTATCAAAAAGAATTTTAGAATATTCTGTGAAAATAAAAGAGAATATTCTATACTTGAAACAGAAAAATTTGGAGATATAGCTATGTTTGAAGTTGGGGCTACTATGGTAGGAGGAATTAAACAGACTTATACCCCAGACTCATCTGTAAAAAAAGGTGAAGAAAAAGGATATTTTTTCTTTGGGGGATCTACTTGTATACTTGTTTTTGAAAAAGATAAAGTGCAGATAGATAAGGATCTGCTTGAAAATACTAAAAATGGAATTGAAACAAAAGTATATATGGGAGAACAAATTGGTATTTCCAATAAAAGATAG